From Virgibacillus natechei, the proteins below share one genomic window:
- the ureC gene encoding urease subunit alpha has translation MSFKMSRDQYAQMYGPTTGDSVRLADTDLFIQVEKDFTKYGEEVVFGGGKVIRDGMGQHPLITREEDERVPDTIITNVIILDYTGIIKADLAIRDGLVSGIGKSGNPLVQDNVDIIIGASTEVISGEGKIITAGAIDTHVHFINPDQVDVALTSGTTTLIGGGAGPGAGSRATTATPGKWHMHTMLAALEGFPINVGLTGKGHAATEGPLAEQILAGAIGLKIHEDWGATPSVVDYALRVADKYDIQIALHADTLNEGGFFEDTMKAIKDRVIHMYHTEGAGGGHAPDLIKSAGMMNVLPASTNPTLPYTVNTIDEHLDMVMVAHNLNPSVPEDIAFADSRIRSESIAAEDILQDIGVFSMTSSDAQAMGRVGEVALRTWQTADKMKKQLGTMEGDSEYADNNRAKRYVAKYTINPAITHGIADYVGSIEVGKMADLVIWDPKFFGAKPEMILKNGLAVQALMGDANATIPTPQPMIYRPMFGAFGKGISQSSITFVSQAAYDDNIKEVLGLQKMVRPVRGIRNLTKKDMKLNTATPDIEVDPQTYEVKINGEVITCDPVDTVPMGQRYFLF, from the coding sequence ATGAGTTTTAAAATGTCGAGAGATCAATATGCGCAAATGTATGGACCGACAACTGGTGATTCCGTCCGTTTAGCAGATACAGATTTATTTATTCAAGTTGAAAAGGACTTTACGAAATATGGCGAAGAGGTCGTATTTGGCGGTGGAAAGGTCATTCGTGATGGCATGGGACAACATCCGCTAATAACACGTGAAGAAGATGAACGCGTTCCTGATACGATTATAACAAATGTCATTATTCTTGATTATACAGGCATTATTAAAGCAGATCTTGCCATTCGAGATGGGCTTGTTTCCGGAATCGGTAAAAGTGGAAACCCATTGGTTCAGGATAATGTAGATATTATTATTGGTGCTTCTACGGAAGTTATCTCCGGAGAAGGTAAGATCATTACTGCGGGGGCAATTGATACACATGTGCATTTCATTAATCCAGATCAAGTCGATGTCGCACTTACTAGTGGAACGACCACATTAATCGGTGGAGGTGCTGGCCCTGGTGCAGGTTCAAGGGCGACAACTGCGACTCCTGGTAAGTGGCATATGCACACCATGTTAGCGGCATTAGAAGGATTTCCGATCAATGTTGGACTAACTGGGAAAGGTCATGCAGCTACGGAAGGGCCATTAGCTGAACAAATTCTTGCGGGTGCAATTGGCTTGAAGATCCATGAAGATTGGGGTGCAACACCTTCTGTAGTAGACTATGCACTACGTGTTGCCGATAAGTATGATATTCAGATCGCGCTTCATGCGGATACCTTAAATGAAGGCGGATTTTTTGAAGATACCATGAAAGCAATAAAAGACCGTGTCATTCATATGTACCATACGGAAGGTGCTGGTGGTGGACATGCGCCCGATTTAATTAAATCGGCAGGTATGATGAATGTGTTGCCAGCTTCAACCAATCCAACGCTTCCATACACCGTAAATACAATTGATGAACATCTTGATATGGTCATGGTTGCGCACAATTTAAATCCATCTGTACCCGAAGACATTGCATTTGCTGATTCACGTATTCGCAGTGAATCGATTGCGGCTGAAGATATTTTACAGGATATAGGCGTATTCAGTATGACAAGCTCCGATGCACAAGCAATGGGACGAGTTGGTGAAGTTGCGTTAAGGACCTGGCAAACAGCTGATAAAATGAAAAAACAGTTAGGGACGATGGAAGGGGATAGTGAGTACGCGGATAATAATCGGGCGAAACGTTATGTTGCTAAATACACGATTAACCCTGCCATTACCCACGGTATAGCTGATTACGTTGGATCCATTGAAGTTGGAAAAATGGCGGACCTTGTTATCTGGGATCCGAAATTCTTCGGAGCAAAACCAGAAATGATTCTTAAAAATGGATTAGCAGTACAAGCGTTAATGGGTGATGCAAACGCAACGATTCCAACACCACAGCCAATGATATATCGACCGATGTTCGGAGCATTTGGAAAAGGTATATCCCAGAGTTCGATTACATTTGTCTCGCAAGCAGCTTATGATGATAATATCAAAGAAGTGCTTGGACTGCAAAAAATGGTTCGTCCTGTACGCGGTATTCGTAACCTAACGAAAAAAGATATGAAGTTAAATACTGCAACACCGGATATCGAAGTAGATCCACAGACATATGAAGTAAAAATAAATGGGGAAGTAATCACATGTGATCCTGTTGATACCGTTCCAATGGGCCAACGTTACTTCTTGTTTTGA
- the ureE gene encoding urease accessory protein UreE: MIIDKVVTNINDLEQAEIEKRHKEKVILESAHLVKRIQRVETDHGRELGIRLKDPRDLKVGDVLYMDDENMIIIDVLSDDLLVISPRTMHEMGTIAHQLGNRHLPAQFDEADMLVQYDYLVEELLRELGIPFKQEERKVKQAFRHIGHSHG, from the coding sequence ATGATTATTGATAAAGTCGTTACAAACATAAATGATTTAGAGCAAGCTGAAATAGAAAAACGTCATAAAGAAAAAGTAATTCTTGAGAGCGCACATTTAGTAAAAAGAATCCAGCGAGTGGAGACGGATCATGGTCGTGAACTGGGTATTAGACTGAAGGACCCCCGTGACCTAAAAGTTGGCGATGTTCTTTATATGGATGATGAAAATATGATTATTATCGATGTGCTATCAGACGATTTATTAGTTATTAGCCCGCGCACGATGCATGAAATGGGAACCATTGCTCATCAACTCGGCAACCGACATCTGCCAGCACAGTTTGATGAAGCTGATATGCTTGTGCAATATGATTACCTCGTGGAAGAATTATTGCGAGAATTAGGCATTCCATTTAAACAGGAAGAACGAAAAGTTAAACAAGCGTTCCGGCATATAGGACATAGCCATGGATAA
- a CDS encoding urease accessory protein UreF, with protein sequence MDNKVLSLFQLCDSNFPTGAFSHSFGLESYIQEGAVHDRETFSEWLEVYLQEQLVYTDGLAASLVYDALSEGDLEKIWELDRKLTVQSLARETRDGTQRMGDRLLKIAEALYEAPILSIYKERIKKKRAFGHPAIVFTMVGHFLEVQKETTILYYLYSTIAGLVQNAVRAIPLGQTAGQKVIYTFQENLKKATDKIMRLNEEAFGIVSPGLELSQMMHERVNVRIFSS encoded by the coding sequence ATGGATAATAAAGTTCTATCCTTATTTCAACTCTGTGATTCCAACTTTCCAACAGGTGCATTCAGTCATTCATTTGGACTGGAAAGCTATATTCAGGAAGGGGCTGTCCACGACCGGGAAACATTTTCTGAGTGGCTGGAAGTTTATTTACAGGAACAGCTTGTTTACACTGACGGGCTAGCTGCAAGTTTGGTATATGATGCACTAAGCGAAGGGGATCTTGAAAAAATTTGGGAACTTGATCGTAAGTTGACCGTGCAAAGCCTTGCAAGGGAAACACGTGACGGTACACAGCGTATGGGGGACCGTTTGTTGAAAATCGCTGAAGCACTTTATGAGGCACCTATTTTATCTATTTATAAAGAACGGATAAAAAAGAAGCGGGCCTTCGGACATCCTGCCATTGTGTTTACAATGGTTGGGCATTTTTTGGAAGTGCAAAAGGAAACGACCATTCTATACTATCTTTATTCTACTATTGCCGGCCTTGTTCAAAATGCAGTGCGAGCAATCCCCTTAGGACAAACGGCAGGCCAAAAGGTTATTTACACATTTCAGGAAAATTTAAAGAAAGCAACCGATAAAATCATGCGATTGAATGAAGAAGCATTTGGCATTGTATCACCAGGGCTGGAACTATCGCAAATGATGCATGAGCGGGTCAATGTTCGTATTTTTAGTAGTTAA
- the ureG gene encoding urease accessory protein UreG, producing the protein MEPIRIGVGGPVGAGKTMLVEKITRQLDKEVSMAVITNDIYTKEDAKFLVENGILSQDRIVGVETGGCPHTAIREDASMNFAAIEELEEKHPDIELIFVESGGDNLAATFSPELVDFSIYIIDVAQGEKIPRKGGQGMIKSDLFVINKTDLAPFVGANLDIMESDTKVFRRNKPFIFTNLKDDTGLDQVIDWVKKHALLKGLEQDA; encoded by the coding sequence ATGGAACCGATCAGAATAGGAGTAGGTGGCCCTGTTGGTGCAGGTAAAACTATGCTAGTAGAAAAGATTACACGTCAACTGGACAAAGAAGTTAGTATGGCGGTTATTACCAATGATATTTACACAAAAGAGGATGCCAAATTTTTAGTGGAGAACGGGATTCTTTCACAAGATCGTATTGTTGGGGTAGAAACTGGTGGCTGTCCACATACTGCAATTCGTGAAGATGCATCTATGAACTTTGCTGCAATTGAAGAGCTTGAAGAGAAGCATCCGGATATTGAGCTTATTTTTGTAGAAAGCGGCGGAGATAACCTTGCAGCTACATTTAGTCCGGAACTTGTTGATTTCTCTATCTATATAATTGATGTTGCCCAAGGAGAAAAAATCCCTCGTAAAGGTGGCCAAGGAATGATTAAATCCGATTTGTTTGTTATTAATAAAACGGACCTGGCTCCATTTGTTGGTGCCAATCTGGACATCATGGAATCGGATACAAAGGTATTCCGTAGAAACAAACCATTCATCTTTACAAATTTAAAAGATGATACAGGCTTGGATCAGGTAATTGACTGGGTTAAGAAGCATGCATTGTTAAAAGGGTTGGAACAAGATGCCTGA
- a CDS encoding urease accessory protein UreD — protein sequence MPDWTGVLELDVEDRQGKTVAKNVYFQGAFKVMRPVYHNQSNQPCYYILNPGGGYLDGDTYRMKVSLRENAKLTLTTQSATKVYKTPISHAYQESSIYLGKDSYLEYLPDPLIAYKDARYHQKNIVHMEKGATLLYSDILTPGWSPEGERFSYDTLRLVNEIYMEDELIAFDHIKLTPKAQHMNGLGFMEGYTHLGSFFVIGEQVDSDLIDKLYETIHEEEGEFRAGISKLAVPGFTIRVMANKTQVIESIFTACHHVISQEWFQSKPSFLRKY from the coding sequence ATGCCTGATTGGACAGGTGTTCTCGAACTCGACGTAGAAGATCGCCAAGGGAAGACAGTTGCTAAAAATGTATACTTTCAAGGAGCCTTTAAAGTAATGCGTCCCGTTTATCATAATCAGTCCAACCAGCCTTGTTATTATATTCTAAATCCGGGCGGTGGATATTTAGATGGGGACACGTATCGAATGAAAGTATCGCTTCGTGAAAATGCGAAACTCACCTTGACGACCCAATCTGCTACAAAAGTCTACAAGACACCAATTAGTCATGCCTATCAGGAATCTAGTATTTATCTTGGGAAGGACAGTTATCTAGAATATTTGCCAGATCCGCTTATAGCCTACAAAGATGCACGCTACCATCAAAAAAATATTGTACACATGGAAAAAGGGGCTACATTACTTTATTCCGATATCTTGACTCCAGGTTGGTCACCTGAGGGAGAACGTTTCAGCTACGATACACTTCGTCTGGTTAATGAAATCTATATGGAAGATGAGCTAATCGCATTTGATCATATAAAACTGACGCCAAAGGCACAACATATGAATGGGCTTGGTTTTATGGAAGGCTATACCCATTTAGGATCATTTTTTGTTATTGGGGAACAAGTCGATTCCGATCTGATTGATAAATTGTATGAAACAATTCACGAGGAAGAAGGGGAGTTTAGAGCAGGAATATCAAAGCTTGCTGTGCCTGGTTTTACAATTAGGGTAATGGCTAATAAGACACAGGTTATTGAAAGCATATTTACGGCTTGTCACCATGTAATAAGTCAAGAATGGTTTCAATCTAAACCGAGCTTTCTTAGAAAATACTAA
- a CDS encoding YheE family protein, translating to MADEFKVKPDVFEEVPVFKKRPHERRQFALSVDGKEYKGYFHDGEIQWLNPHPKQDLGEEQLQSLETEIHELMEEHGGKDETDDIQIKPMFDDKPHEGHVFKLTVQGNEYTGFFRDEEIQWLDPKPRHIMKDNRVEKIEKKIYEKVKKKNIE from the coding sequence GTGGCAGACGAATTTAAGGTGAAACCAGATGTATTTGAAGAGGTACCAGTATTTAAGAAGCGTCCGCATGAGCGTCGTCAATTTGCGCTTTCTGTAGATGGAAAAGAATATAAAGGATATTTTCACGACGGAGAAATTCAGTGGTTAAACCCACATCCGAAGCAGGATCTTGGGGAGGAACAATTACAATCACTCGAAACCGAGATTCACGAGCTTATGGAGGAGCATGGGGGTAAGGATGAAACAGACGATATTCAAATCAAACCAATGTTTGATGATAAACCCCATGAGGGTCATGTATTTAAATTAACGGTTCAAGGTAATGAATATACTGGTTTTTTCCGTGATGAGGAAATCCAATGGCTTGATCCAAAGCCAAGGCATATAATGAAGGATAATCGTGTAGAGAAGATAGAAAAAAAGATTTATGAAAAAGTGAAGAAGAAAAATATAGAGTAA
- a CDS encoding ABC transporter substrate-binding protein encodes MKYNKLLLLLLLSFVISACSGDGEENANETEKEELVMAIDGEPDDGFDPTTGWGRYGSPLFQSTLFKQDADFTIQNDVGQNYEVSNDGLEWTVELRDDVLFSDGEALTADDVVFTFETAADSGSIIDLSNMEKVEAIQDDVVEFTLKEPQSTFIYLLVSTGIVPEHLYDDTYNENPVGSGPFQLEQWDKGQQLIVTANPHYYGEKPPFEKLTFLFLSEDATFAAAQAGEVDVASVPPAFAKEDVPGMRLVELDSVDNRGIMFPYESAGGETDDGFPIGNDVTAGETIRKAINLAIDREALVDGVLEGFGSPAYSVADGLPWWNSETVFEDDKMDEAKDMLDEAGWKENENGVREKDGLEAAFTLLYPADDQSRQSLSIAFADMIEPLGIDVSTEGKSWNELETLMYSHPVMMGWGSHDPLEMYNLYSTETRGEGYYNANFYSNSVVDEYMNQAMQATTEDEANRYWQKAQWDGETGFSAKGDSPWAWLVNLDHLYYVHEELEIGEQKVQPHGHGWPVTDLIEQWHWAE; translated from the coding sequence ATGAAATATAATAAATTATTATTGCTGCTACTGCTATCATTCGTAATAAGTGCGTGTTCCGGAGATGGTGAAGAGAATGCAAATGAAACCGAAAAAGAGGAATTGGTAATGGCCATTGATGGTGAACCAGATGATGGATTTGATCCAACAACAGGCTGGGGTCGCTATGGTTCACCGCTTTTTCAAAGCACATTATTCAAACAGGATGCGGATTTTACTATCCAAAATGACGTAGGCCAAAACTATGAAGTTAGTAATGATGGATTGGAATGGACAGTCGAACTCCGCGATGATGTGCTATTTTCAGATGGAGAAGCACTTACTGCAGACGATGTTGTGTTTACATTTGAAACAGCCGCGGATAGTGGTTCTATCATTGATTTAAGCAATATGGAAAAAGTGGAAGCGATTCAGGATGATGTAGTGGAGTTCACATTGAAAGAACCCCAATCAACTTTTATCTATCTGCTTGTATCAACGGGTATCGTGCCAGAACATTTGTATGACGACACGTATAATGAAAACCCGGTTGGGTCTGGTCCCTTTCAGCTTGAACAATGGGATAAGGGGCAGCAGTTAATCGTAACAGCAAATCCACACTATTACGGGGAGAAACCTCCTTTTGAAAAACTTACTTTCTTATTCTTGTCAGAGGATGCGACATTTGCAGCAGCACAAGCAGGTGAGGTTGATGTGGCCTCCGTACCACCTGCATTTGCGAAAGAGGATGTACCTGGGATGCGACTAGTAGAACTTGATAGTGTCGATAATCGAGGGATTATGTTTCCATATGAATCAGCAGGAGGCGAGACGGACGATGGTTTTCCGATCGGCAATGATGTAACAGCGGGCGAGACGATTCGAAAGGCTATCAATCTAGCTATTGACCGTGAAGCTTTAGTAGATGGTGTGTTAGAAGGCTTTGGAAGTCCTGCTTATTCGGTTGCAGATGGACTTCCATGGTGGAATTCGGAAACGGTATTTGAAGATGACAAGATGGATGAGGCAAAAGACATGTTAGATGAGGCTGGTTGGAAAGAAAACGAAAATGGCGTGCGTGAAAAAGATGGTTTGGAGGCGGCATTCACCTTACTCTATCCGGCAGATGATCAAAGTCGCCAGTCTTTATCGATTGCTTTTGCAGATATGATTGAGCCCCTTGGCATAGATGTGTCTACAGAAGGGAAAAGCTGGAACGAACTGGAGACGCTTATGTATTCCCACCCAGTGATGATGGGATGGGGAAGTCATGACCCGCTGGAAATGTACAATTTATATAGTACGGAAACAAGAGGAGAAGGTTACTATAATGCTAATTTTTATTCCAATTCTGTTGTAGATGAATATATGAATCAAGCCATGCAGGCAACAACGGAGGACGAAGCAAATAGGTATTGGCAAAAAGCGCAATGGGACGGGGAAACAGGATTTTCCGCAAAAGGTGATTCACCATGGGCGTGGCTGGTTAACCTTGACCATTTATATTATGTCCATGAAGAATTGGAAATTGGTGAACAAAAAGTACAGCCACACGGACATGGATGGCCTGTTACCGACTTAATTGAACAATGGCATTGGGCAGAGTAA
- a CDS encoding ABC transporter permease has protein sequence MAKRISFYIVGRCVKLATLLLAISILSFTLVSFSPIDPVQSYIGADMTRVSPEQRENIAEYWGLDESKPQQFLNWGAAILQGDMGTSLIHRTPVAQVIGERFLASLALMAVAWSLSGVFGFLMGIIAGMREGTWVDRLIKSYCFILASTPGFWLGLLLLMLFSVWLGWFPVGLGTPAGILAEDVTLMERFRHLFLPALTLSVVGVANVALHTRQKLVEVLNSDYVRFAKAKGEQGFGLLLRHGLRNISLPAISIHFASFGELFGGAVLAEQVFSYPGLGQAVVQAGLGGDVPLLLGIVLFSTVFVFVGNVIADLLYKVVDPRIRRGEVL, from the coding sequence ATGGCTAAACGTATTTCTTTTTATATAGTAGGAAGATGTGTAAAGCTGGCCACATTGTTACTTGCAATCAGTATTCTATCCTTTACACTTGTAAGCTTTTCCCCCATTGACCCTGTGCAATCGTATATCGGTGCAGATATGACAAGAGTCAGTCCAGAGCAAAGGGAAAATATCGCTGAATATTGGGGGTTGGATGAGTCGAAACCGCAACAGTTTTTAAACTGGGGAGCAGCTATTTTACAGGGAGATATGGGGACTTCACTTATTCATCGTACCCCAGTTGCTCAAGTAATTGGTGAACGTTTTCTTGCTTCCTTAGCATTAATGGCTGTGGCCTGGTCTCTTTCAGGGGTGTTTGGTTTTCTAATGGGGATTATTGCAGGAATGCGAGAAGGAACATGGGTTGATCGCTTGATTAAAAGTTATTGTTTTATCTTAGCATCTACCCCAGGTTTCTGGTTGGGGTTACTATTGCTCATGTTATTCTCTGTGTGGCTCGGTTGGTTTCCGGTAGGACTTGGAACACCTGCAGGTATATTAGCTGAGGATGTAACGCTAATGGAGCGCTTCAGGCATTTGTTCTTACCGGCGTTGACATTGAGTGTTGTTGGTGTAGCTAATGTGGCATTGCATACGAGACAAAAGCTGGTGGAAGTGTTAAATAGTGATTACGTCCGTTTTGCAAAGGCAAAAGGGGAACAGGGCTTTGGGCTTCTCCTCAGGCACGGATTACGTAATATTTCGCTACCTGCCATTTCCATCCACTTTGCATCATTTGGGGAGCTTTTTGGAGGGGCAGTTCTGGCTGAACAGGTATTTTCTTATCCTGGTCTGGGACAAGCGGTCGTTCAGGCAGGACTAGGTGGCGACGTTCCACTTTTATTAGGTATTGTTCTATTTAGTACTGTATTTGTTTTTGTTGGGAATGTCATAGCTGATTTATTATACAAAGTTGTTGATCCGCGTATTAGAAGGGGTGAAGTCTTGTGA
- a CDS encoding ABC transporter permease yields the protein MKRRLNLRQRTLTTIIMAFLLLVTMVFTGLFIGENQLAINIEDRNSPPSFANLFGTDWLGRDMLTRTIKGLTLSLAVGMLAAVSSTIIALILSILASWNRTIDYIVTWLIDLFLSVPHIVLLLLITFAFGGGFEGIVIGLALTHWPSLARVLRSEILQVKTAEYVGVSRKLGKSQLWIARHHFLPHLIPQLLIGFILLFPHAILHEAAITFLGFGLSTEQPAIGIILSESMRYLSTGMWWLAFFPGLALLLMVGIFDLLGQHIRRLIDPFHGQKGS from the coding sequence ATGAAAAGAAGACTGAATCTAAGGCAGCGGACGTTAACAACTATTATTATGGCGTTTCTTCTGTTAGTAACGATGGTTTTTACCGGCTTATTTATAGGTGAAAACCAGCTGGCTATTAACATAGAAGATAGAAATAGCCCCCCTTCGTTTGCGAATTTGTTTGGGACGGATTGGCTGGGGCGCGATATGCTTACACGTACCATAAAAGGTTTAACATTGAGTCTAGCTGTCGGGATGCTTGCAGCGGTTTCAAGTACGATTATCGCACTGATACTTAGCATACTTGCTTCGTGGAATAGAACAATAGATTATATTGTCACATGGTTAATCGATCTTTTTTTAAGTGTTCCACATATTGTACTACTGCTATTAATTACGTTTGCGTTTGGTGGAGGATTTGAAGGAATTGTCATTGGTTTGGCATTAACGCATTGGCCGAGCTTGGCACGTGTCCTTCGTTCCGAGATTCTCCAAGTGAAAACGGCCGAATATGTCGGTGTTTCTCGAAAACTCGGAAAATCACAGTTATGGATTGCTAGGCATCACTTTTTGCCTCATTTAATACCACAGCTTTTAATCGGATTTATTTTACTTTTTCCTCATGCCATCCTACATGAAGCGGCAATAACCTTTTTAGGGTTCGGTCTATCAACAGAGCAACCGGCGATTGGAATTATTTTATCCGAATCGATGCGGTATTTATCGACAGGCATGTGGTGGCTGGCATTCTTCCCGGGATTGGCTCTTTTGTTAATGGTAGGTATTTTCGATTTACTTGGACAACATATACGTCGATTAATTGATCCATTTCATGGACAGAAAGGTAGCTAA